The stretch of DNA ATGCACGAGGCCGCCTTCGAGTTGATCGACATTCCGCACACCCGGCAGTCCGGCAAGAACTCAGCCGACATCCGCATGGTCGTCGACGCCCTCGACCTCTGCTACACCAAGGAGCACATCGACACCTTCGTGATCATCAGCGGCGACTCGGATTTCTCGCCCCTGGTCAGCAAGCTGCGGGAGAACGCCAAGACGGTGATCGGCGTCGGCGTGAAGAACAGCACCTCCGACCTACTGATGAACAACTGCGACGAGTTTATTTTCTACGAAGACCTGGTCCGGGCCAGCGCTTCGACCAAGTCGCGCCGCCGCCGCCCGGCAAAGAAGAAGGCCACGACGGAGAAGAAGCCTGCGAAGAAGGCGGCGGCCGGCAAGGACGGCGACCGGCAGGACGAGGCCATCGACCTGGTCCTGGAAACCGTGGAGGCGCTCTTCGCGGAGCGGGGCGATCCGGTCTGGGGCTCGATGGTCAAGCAGACCCTGAAGCGCCGCCGCCCGGGCTTCAACGAGAGCTACTACGGCTTCCAGTCCTTCAGCGACCTCCTTGAGGAGGCCGAGGACCGCGATTTACTCGACCTCGAGCACGACGAGCGCTCCGGCGGCTACGTCGTCCGCGCGCGGCGCCGCGAGGACTGATGACCGGGGCCTGCGGCACGACGGCAGGGCGATGATCGAAGCGCTCCTCCTGGCCTCGACCCGCGTCCTCACCTTCCAGGGCGCGCGCCAGCTGACCAACGCCAGCGGCTTCTTCTTCGCCCGGGAGGGCCGCCTGTTCCTGGTAACCAGCCGGCACGTGCTCTTCGACGAGCCGAGCGGGCACGCCCCGGACCGAATCGAGATCGAGCTGCACGTCGATCCCGACAACCTCGCCGTCTCGACCGGTTTCTCGATCCCGCTCTTCCGCGACGGCGCGCAGGTCTGGCGCCAGGGCCTCGACCGGGCCGGCGAGGTCGACGTCGCGGTGATCGAGGTCGACAAGCAGGCGCTGCCGGCCACGACGCTCTACCGCGCCTTCGCGCCGAAGAACCTGCTCGGCGCCGAGGCGCAGCCCGAGGTCGGCAGCGCCTTGCTCATGGTGGGCTTTCCGCTCGGCTTCCACGACACCCTGCACCACATGCCGGTCGCGCGCCATGCGGTGATCGCTTCGTCCTTTGGCCTGCGCTTCCAGGGCGAGGGCTATTTCCTGACCGATGCGCGGACCCACCGGGGCACCAGCGGCGCGCCGGTCGTGATGCGCGCGCCCGCGGGCGCCTCGCCGCCCGCGGATCTCCCGTGGTGG from Kiloniellales bacterium encodes:
- a CDS encoding NYN domain-containing protein, with translation MTDTDLDYSLALFCDFENVALGVRDAKIPKFDMRLVLERLLLKGSIVVKKAYCDWERYKEFKPTMHEAAFELIDIPHTRQSGKNSADIRMVVDALDLCYTKEHIDTFVIISGDSDFSPLVSKLRENAKTVIGVGVKNSTSDLLMNNCDEFIFYEDLVRASASTKSRRRRPAKKKATTEKKPAKKAAAGKDGDRQDEAIDLVLETVEALFAERGDPVWGSMVKQTLKRRRPGFNESYYGFQSFSDLLEEAEDRDLLDLEHDERSGGYVVRARRRED
- a CDS encoding serine protease, producing MIEALLLASTRVLTFQGARQLTNASGFFFAREGRLFLVTSRHVLFDEPSGHAPDRIEIELHVDPDNLAVSTGFSIPLFRDGAQVWRQGLDRAGEVDVAVIEVDKQALPATTLYRAFAPKNLLGAEAQPEVGSALLMVGFPLGFHDTLHHMPVARHAVIASSFGLRFQGEGYFLTDARTHRGTSGAPVVMRAPAGASPPADLPWWLLGIHSARLDVGTRDMELDEALGLNCAWYADILLTLTEI